The nucleotide window atgattgttgtttaatgccatatactCAATATCTTTTCATTTAAACCAAGGCAGTGAGTTTTATAGGTGAATACCAGAGTGAGCagcataaaccaccgacctttgtgaagttactaacaaactttcccacagatatgcacaccatatttatGGAAGACAAGTCATTCTTGAACAGACAGAGAATGCAGAAAGACAACCATCGTGAaatacttttttcagtttttcaatatattaatcTTTTGGGTTTGAACACCaaatacacatttacaaatGACCTCACAGCTGAAGATTTGTATCATATGTGACATATAACATATTGTTGATAAAACCACAGCTCAGGTAACAGCTTTCTGCATCGTTGGAGTACTTCAGTACTTTTGAATACTGTCCAATGTTCTACAGGCCATCGATACAGATTACATATCTGAACCAGTGGAACATGACCAAGGGCTGAGAAAATCTTCCATCCATCTGCTGAACACAAAGGCATGGCAGCAGTTGGTTGACTGTCTTCGTACGTGTTAAATAAGGAAGAAAACATTAAGGTGAAGTTACAGTCAACAAGAGActgaccattaaaaactgtatcTGAGAATATCTCcacttatatattttttatcttaAATTATTTTGACACTGAATTGTAACTGTAAACACAGTCAAATGCTTAGACTGTAAGGTGGGCTTAATCTACTAATAATTTGACCTCGCCAATCATGTCACAGACACTTACACTGTTATTTCTCTGCCCATATACACTGTAGCAGGTATCTAATGTGAGATTTGTATTTTCCTGCACAGGCACACACATCAGGAGTAAAGTTCACCAGAATTTCACTAAGAACTAAACATAAGAGTGTAGAAAAAGTTGCCCATCACGAAATCAAACTGTTACCCACAATAGTTCCACCACCTCTCTAAAGATTGAGCCTTGAAGTCTACAAtagctacatatacatctggTAAAATGTCAACTGTAAAACGACTTATATACATCTGGTAAAATGTCAACTGTAAAACGACTTATATACATCTGGTAAAATGTCAACTGTAAAACGACTTATATACATCTGGTAAAATGTCAACTGTAAAACGACTTATATACATCTGGTAAAATGTCAACTGTAAAACGACTTATATACATCTGGTAAAATGTCAACTGTAAAACGACTTTTTTCAACAGATTAAGTCATTACACATGAGTTCTAATGCACACAGcaaaacatgtacttcagcgcTGATTGGACTCGACAATCAAATATTGACCTTTGTCGAGTGTTTTCCTAATAACCTTTAAGCCAGTCTGTGAAAGTCAGTGAGCTTCAAGCCAATTAAAAGTTGATAAAGCCTCTCTGAACAGATCTCCCAAAGAAAGTTTGGATCCCTTTTTCTTCTTCTCGGGAGCAATATCTGTGATTACACTTTGCACATTGTTAGTGTTGCTTCTCACACATGTAGCTtaccaagcaaacatacatattgCAGATTTAGGAAGCCTTCATTATCACCATAACATGGCTGTAATATTGACaaagtggcattaagccataatcattcattcatccatatATAACCACCATCTTGTCATGCAGTCCTTAATGTTACATTCGCCTTTCAGGTCGCCAGTTATTTTCTTCTAAACAGGTTTCACATACCATGGGGAAAAAGAAAGAGATGTCAGACCAATTATATATGTCCCAAAACAATTAATTGCTACACTGCACCGAACAAtgaccaatacatacatgtcacCCCATAATtttaccagttacatgtatgtgaagcagTATCGTTTGTTCGTTAGGTTTGTATACATGCAGTACACTAATTACCTCATCTATTTGCATATAAATTGACAAGTATGAATGGAGCATTAATTATCCAGCTTTATGTTCCAGATTTTAGATTGGGTCATCCAAGTTCAACGCTTTActaaatgccactgaaagaTGCTTTATTAAAGGGAAATTTCATTAGTATAGAAAGAATGGAACACTCCAACAATTATAAACTTGCAAATATTTCAGTGCACAAAATGTGGATTTAAGATTTACAGATACCATATTCAATATTTCGTATTACCAACTAGAGGACTTATCACGAAATCAAGTCTCACACTTATATGTACAGCCATGCATTGCATGTATGAACATCACTGTCCTCAGACTTTACATGTTACTGTGTACAGCAACCcattataaaaagaaaagagcAATCTGAATTAATGAATTGTCTGGAGGAAAACATTACCGCTGTAAAAAAGCATTTGCTATAAGGAGAGCGATAAACACTTTGAATGCAATTATACCTCTTATCAAATCACACATTTTCAACTGAAAATTGGAAAGACAACCGAAATACAGTAGCTTCAGCACCAAGGGTAATCACTAGTACTTGTAGTGTCCAAAAAAGTCACATTCATTGCAGTCATTCTCACATGCAAATGTGTttccagaaaagaaaaaagttcatgttcatatttgcatgtattttctttttcatcgGTATATAACACCATGGCTGAAGTCAATGTGTTTTCTAAAGACTCACACCAACAAATGATGTTTAATAACTGGTGGCATGGCTTAATTTTCTTGATCTTGTCTCAGAGTTCCAAATacagccaatcaaaataaacCTTTTTCTTTAAGTTCAACAGCAGTTCAAACTCTAATAGCCATCACCCCAATTTTTTTTGGAATACACTTAAAATTAAATCGTTTCTTTAATGGCATTCGGAGTTTAATTATTCCCCTTGGTCTGGTGGTACTCATCACAGTAATCCATTATCTATGCTTCATGAGAAACATTAGTGATAAATTGACAGACCTAGGGacacttgaagaaaaaaacatattcagatttttcaataaaatactCATTAAAACAATTCATGAAATCTCCGAATTCGACAACATTAATATGGActaatattaatattttcagCAGGAAATAACATCCGTACAGTTCCGAGCAATATTAGATCAGTGCAAGTTCAAACACGGACTAATCTTTAACATTAACAAAAGTGCATGGTCTGAATACTGATGAACTAGAAAATCAATTGACAGACACATTACCCCAGTAAccataagaaaataaatcccCTGAAAAACTTAAAAAGTCAAGTACACGTGTCTTCACTTTAGGGAAGTGGGGCAGGAAAAGAACATTAATAGAAATATATTCCCTTTTTCTTTGGTGAATGATGGTGCATTTCCTCTGGCTGTATATGGGCATCAGATAAGGGTTCTTGTTAATGAAGCTTACAACAAAGCAAACAGAACACATTAAACTTAATACAATAAACCATTTGAAAATGACAGAGTGCCAGGCCAGCCACCTCTCTAGTTTCTGTTCAACTGATCTCCCTGACAGGCATGAGCATCAATTTCAACATGCAATTTGATTTGTTGACGTAAAAACTGGGGACATGCCCCAATGGCAGCCTAACATGGAAAACCCTTTGTCACCAAATTCCCCAGTTTTGAGTAAATTGCATCTGATGACCACTGATGTCAAGCAGATGCTGTCTAAAGAGTGGATTCCTTGCCTACAGGGTAGCCTGTCTCTAATCCAAGCTCTACAGAGCAAttgatcaaaacaaaaaacagagcAGCTTTCTGCATAGGATGTTGTTGTTTGTCATACAAATGGACGGAATTTGCTAGTGGCTTTAAAATTGGCTTAATGATTTGTGAGTACTGTACTTCACCAAAGTTTGGTacgtaaaaatgcactttcagaagcacaaaaaTAGGCCTTTAAATTATAGTTCTGATGCCAAGGCTTAAgtttttcagataagaaattaatcaaacttcaccccaaaaaaatcttttaaatgtCCCCATCAGGTTGAATCAATGATAAACTACaaagaaatactgtatttcacctaaagtttgatatgtacaacttcactttcagaagcacataaaggcttgAAAATGATGCTTTAGGTGCCAACATGTAAGTTTTCTCGCAAGAAATAGAgcaaacttcaccaaaaaccCCTTAAATGTCCCCATATGGGGATGAATCAATCTGAATATATctaaatcaagcaaaatgtttaatttcaaaaatgcttaactttaaATCACATACAGTATAAGTGTAATTTCTTTTTGATCAAAGTGGATAGCAATTATATATCGCGAGTACACGGTGCATCAATCACTGGAATCCCTCAAAAATGAGTTGAATGgatcaaaaataaacacagattATTTCAGTGGTGTAAATAACTGAATCACAGGAAGAGCAAGCAATAGGGACAGCTTTCATTGCTAACAAAACTGCAGGACAAATATTAACCATACATTATATTTGGCAATGCTCCACTATCatcctgaaatattcttacaatGCACATGATCTAATCAATGGTACATGTTGTGCCAGAATGTTTGTAGACAATGGTTATTCCCACAAACAGATTGTACTTGTAATATTCCATAGCCTAGGGTCCCAGACAATTATTTAATAACACTGATATTGCTCCCTATAGTGACTTTGGCAAACATTCTtatataaaatttgttttctattcCACAGCTGATCCCTTGCTGGAAGCATTTCCAAAATTCGTCATGGAAGGAAACTCCagtgggaacacctacctggtcTTGGACGAGAACTCTAGTGATAGTTATGACGACACTGGAAatacatttcagttttacgCCTGGGGAATCATGGCCAATTTTGTGTCTGTTCTTGGCCTGATTGGAAACATATTGTCTATCATCGTACTGAGTGACCGGCGGATGCGTTCCCCGACTTCATGTTATCTCATTTCACTGGCTGTATACGACTCCGTTGTTTTATTGTCAATGTGTCTATCTTTGGCAATCCCTACACTCAAATACAAAACCAACCTGCTGGACGACTACTTCAAATTCTAcccatacatgcatgtgtatgccTACCCAATAGCGCTTATTGCCCAAACAGGTACCATTTACACCACCGTGGGCTTTACTATAGAGAGGTACATAGCTGTCTGTAGGCCACTTCACGCAGCAGAAATGTGCACGATTTCACGCGCCAAGAAAGTCATACTGGTCATATTTATTTGCATAGTGCTGTATAACGTACCGCGCATGATGGAACACAGAGTCCTGGAACAGTGGGATAACGTCACTAATACAACCACTGCACAAATCATCCCCACAGACCTGGGCAATGACCAAGTCTACAAGACGATCTATTTTATctatcttcatttatttatcatgttCCTGGTGCCATTTTCACTGCTATTTGTGTTAAATCTTCTGCTGATAAGAGCCGTGAGGAAGTCTCGCCAAACGCGCCAAGAGATGAGCGCCAGTCGTGCCAAGGAGCACAACTTAACAGTTATGCTGATAGCTGTCATTGCGGCGTTCCTTATCTGTCAGCTTCCCTCTATTGCTGATAATATCTTGT belongs to Liolophura sinensis isolate JHLJ2023 chromosome 9, CUHK_Ljap_v2, whole genome shotgun sequence and includes:
- the LOC135475527 gene encoding FMRFamide receptor-like → MEGNSSGNTYLVLDENSSDSYDDTGNTFQFYAWGIMANFVSVLGLIGNILSIIVLSDRRMRSPTSCYLISLAVYDSVVLLSMCLSLAIPTLKYKTNLLDDYFKFYPYMHVYAYPIALIAQTGTIYTTVGFTIERYIAVCRPLHAAEMCTISRAKKVILVIFICIVLYNVPRMMEHRVLEQWDNVTNTTTAQIIPTDLGNDQVYKTIYFIYLHLFIMFLVPFSLLFVLNLLLIRAVRKSRQTRQEMSASRAKEHNLTVMLIAVIAAFLICQLPSIADNILFVVGVPFNLDYIRFTTISNLMVVTNSATNFILYCVFGKKFRKVFFRIFGCQKCHSEMKKRGSLMTRTRWTSRLTESTKMQ